One Methanococcus aeolicus Nankai-3 DNA segment encodes these proteins:
- a CDS encoding 6-carboxyhexanoate--CoA ligase: MAFSIKMRASKGDKHISGAETIVMEKENIENITAGYIKRALEHELGAPDFINIKIDKINKKDIIYIDALPIKTINCKNKEDARRVAKNLLKNEGISDKLIEKSFKIIDDGGMRGAPILNLNGERLEPDKERGVRVKNISTTEELKEKILKNNIGTDRTVDAIAIASKVINLGVIAELCTSDNNSYTTGYVATKNGYFRITNLKQENENGGRVFFVKNDTNIEDLIYKLENKPYIIK; this comes from the coding sequence ATGGCATTCTCTATTAAAATGAGAGCATCAAAAGGAGATAAACACATTTCAGGGGCGGAAACGATAGTAATGGAAAAAGAAAATATTGAAAATATTACCGCTGGATATATTAAAAGAGCTTTGGAGCATGAGTTGGGAGCTCCCGATTTTATAAATATAAAGATTGATAAAATAAATAAAAAAGATATAATTTATATTGATGCATTGCCCATAAAAACAATAAACTGCAAAAATAAAGAGGATGCAAGGCGGGTGGCAAAAAACCTATTAAAAAACGAAGGAATAAGCGATAAATTAATAGAAAAATCATTTAAAATAATAGATGATGGGGGAATGAGGGGAGCTCCCATTTTAAATTTAAATGGGGAAAGATTAGAGCCCGATAAAGAAAGAGGTGTAAGGGTTAAAAACATCTCCACAACAGAGGAATTAAAAGAAAAAATTTTAAAAAACAATATTGGAACAGATAGAACAGTTGATGCCATTGCAATAGCATCTAAGGTAATAAATTTAGGAGTAATTGCAGAGTTATGCACCTCTGATAATAATTCATATACCACAGGATATGTGGCTACAAAGAACGGATATTTTAGAATTACCAATTTAAAACAAGAAAACGAAAATGGGGGGAGGGTATTTTTTGTTAAAAATGATACAAATATTGAGGATTTAATTTATAAATTGGAAAATAAACCATATATTATTAAATAA
- a CDS encoding nitrogenase component 1 produces the protein MEKTQNAGDTNIISDINANSTNKNVKGRIDRIGHCITNDNNTLPACAEFTQPGDFSERSCTFHGSKIIINSHIKNVIHLIHSPASCAYYSWDYRPDTYSFCFTTDIKEEDVVFGGEKKLYDAILKICEEFNPDAIFVYETCQTALIGDDISAVVKEVKKKLKNTNHKNKDTPILAFECAGFKGKTQNKGHMIANKKLFELIATKEVEEVLEQPPTPYDVNIIGDFSTGSSNSIEQIFNKMGVRVLCSFTGNATIDRIRIMDSAKLNIVHCMKSSIQFANMMEKVYEVPYIVSNFFGIQNCCDALENIGKILDIDKKVVDNTIDYYLNKNEKELEYYKKELKGKKVFICHGAQRALNYMGPTMEELEMEVVGVATYFANKENYEKIVKQLPKGAVIIDNPNTYELENAIIDCKPDIFISDSKTKELVHKLGIPYINGRAPSTVYIGFDGFVNFAKDVYGAINSNIWKLVK, from the coding sequence ATGGAAAAAACACAAAATGCAGGGGATACCAATATAATAAGCGATATAAACGCCAATTCAACAAATAAAAATGTTAAAGGGCGAATCGATAGGATAGGCCACTGTATAACAAATGATAATAATACACTTCCAGCATGTGCTGAATTTACACAACCAGGAGATTTTTCCGAACGGTCTTGCACATTTCATGGAAGTAAGATTATTATTAACAGCCATATAAAAAATGTAATCCATCTTATTCATTCTCCTGCAAGTTGTGCATATTATTCATGGGACTATCGACCCGATACATATTCATTCTGCTTCACAACAGACATTAAAGAAGAAGATGTAGTATTTGGTGGTGAAAAGAAGCTATACGATGCAATACTTAAAATATGCGAAGAATTTAACCCCGATGCCATATTTGTATATGAAACCTGTCAAACGGCATTAATTGGAGACGATATTTCTGCGGTTGTAAAGGAAGTAAAAAAGAAATTAAAAAATACAAACCATAAAAATAAGGACACACCAATATTAGCATTTGAATGTGCTGGATTTAAAGGTAAAACCCAAAATAAAGGGCATATGATAGCAAACAAAAAACTTTTTGAATTAATTGCCACAAAAGAAGTTGAGGAAGTGCTGGAACAACCCCCTACTCCATATGATGTAAATATAATTGGTGATTTTAGCACAGGGAGCTCCAACTCAATAGAGCAAATATTTAATAAAATGGGAGTTAGAGTATTATGTTCATTTACAGGAAATGCCACAATTGATAGAATTAGAATTATGGACAGTGCAAAATTAAATATTGTACATTGTATGAAAAGTTCCATTCAATTTGCAAATATGATGGAAAAGGTTTATGAAGTGCCATATATTGTTTCAAATTTCTTTGGAATACAAAATTGCTGTGATGCTTTGGAAAATATTGGAAAAATATTGGACATCGATAAAAAAGTTGTGGATAATACCATTGATTATTATTTAAATAAAAATGAAAAAGAATTAGAATACTATAAAAAAGAATTAAAAGGGAAAAAAGTTTTCATATGTCATGGAGCCCAGAGGGCATTAAATTATATGGGTCCGACAATGGAAGAACTTGAAATGGAAGTAGTTGGAGTAGCAACTTATTTTGCAAATAAAGAAAATTACGAAAAAATTGTAAAACAACTTCCAAAAGGTGCAGTAATTATCGATAATCCAAATACATACGAGCTTGAAAATGCCATAATAGACTGCAAACCCGACATATTTATCTCCGACAGTAAAACAAAGGAGTTAGTTCATAAGTTAGGAATTCCATATATAAATGGCAGGGCTCCTTCCACAGTATATATAGGATTTGATGGATTTGTCAATTTTGCAAAAGATGTTTATGGTGCCATTAATTCCAACATATGGAAATTAGTAAAATAA
- the modA gene encoding molybdate ABC transporter substrate-binding protein: MKNNTKKNNFIIGSVLMMLIISVISLSGCVNNTENENALASIHAYVGAGMQQPMDEIAVEFEKKYNIKVNYDYSGSGALYSKITASNKGDIYMPGAYFYIEKLDKEGKIINYTNITKHIPVIVVKNGNPKNITSIKDLEKENVKISLGEENIAIGRTIKKILKNAENDNPNMTQKIEKNVVVRGATVKQALMYVELNQADAAVVWRADAIASDKVDIIPIDSKYNKIKTVPIGILSLTENRKNAELFYNFVNNEGKAIFKKYGFEIIDN; encoded by the coding sequence ATGAAAAATAATACCAAAAAAAATAATTTTATTATTGGCTCGGTTTTGATGATGTTAATTATATCTGTTATTTCATTGTCAGGCTGTGTAAATAATACAGAAAACGAAAACGCCCTAGCTTCAATACATGCCTATGTGGGGGCTGGAATGCAACAGCCAATGGACGAAATAGCAGTAGAATTTGAAAAAAAATACAATATTAAAGTTAATTATGATTACAGCGGTAGTGGGGCATTATATTCAAAAATAACTGCTTCAAATAAAGGGGACATATATATGCCCGGAGCATATTTTTATATTGAAAAATTAGATAAAGAAGGAAAAATAATCAACTATACCAATATAACCAAACATATTCCTGTAATTGTCGTTAAAAATGGAAATCCAAAAAATATAACCTCAATTAAGGATTTGGAAAAAGAAAATGTAAAAATATCACTTGGAGAAGAAAATATTGCAATTGGTAGAACGATTAAAAAGATTTTGAAAAATGCAGAAAATGACAATCCAAATATGACTCAAAAAATAGAAAAAAATGTTGTAGTTAGGGGGGCCACAGTAAAACAGGCGTTAATGTATGTTGAGTTAAATCAAGCCGATGCCGCCGTTGTTTGGAGGGCCGATGCCATTGCAAGCGATAAAGTAGACATAATTCCAATAGATTCGAAATACAATAAGATAAAAACCGTCCCCATTGGAATATTGAGCCTGACCGAAAATAGAAAAAATGCAGAATTATTTTATAATTTCGTAAATAACGAAGGAAAAGCGATATTTAAAAAATATGGATTTGAAATAATTGACAATTAA
- the bioF gene encoding 8-amino-7-oxononanoate synthase, translating into MLKSQLQQQLKKLKDNNLYRFLRKNNSYNNKNYLDFSSNDYLCLSTNKEIIDAIKEGGLKYGFGSTGSRLTAGDINHQLLEHKIAEFKGTERSLIYSSGYATNVGVISALCKKGDLILSDKLNHASIIDGCKLSKSAVLIYNHCDMDNLIDLIEKNRSSYNNLFIITDGVFSMDGDIAPLDKLKKIADEYNGILIIDDAHGTGVLGNGKGSLKHFNLKPSDNIIQIGTMSKAVGGLGGFVCGIEEVIEYLINTSRSFIYSTSLPPSVVSGCIKSFELIEEGAPTKKLQKNIGLANKIFKEHNLIEENNLTPIYPFIFKEKTMDIAEQLIKNNIFCVGIRYPTVPKGMERLRVSITVGHSEEDFRVLCERINLIIKKKFKGI; encoded by the coding sequence ATGCTAAAATCACAGCTTCAACAACAATTAAAAAAATTAAAAGATAATAATTTATACAGATTTTTAAGAAAAAATAATTCATACAATAACAAAAATTATTTAGATTTTTCTTCAAATGATTATTTATGTTTATCAACCAATAAGGAAATAATAGATGCCATAAAAGAGGGAGGATTAAAATATGGTTTTGGTTCAACGGGTTCAAGATTAACGGCGGGAGATATAAACCATCAATTATTAGAGCATAAGATAGCTGAATTTAAAGGAACAGAAAGAAGTTTAATTTATTCTTCAGGTTATGCCACAAATGTTGGGGTAATTAGTGCATTATGTAAAAAGGGAGATTTGATTTTAAGCGATAAATTAAATCATGCCTCCATAATAGACGGGTGCAAATTAAGTAAATCAGCCGTTTTAATTTATAACCACTGCGATATGGATAATTTAATTGATTTAATTGAAAAGAATAGGAGCTCCTACAATAATTTATTCATCATCACAGATGGAGTATTTTCCATGGATGGAGATATTGCTCCACTGGATAAATTAAAAAAGATTGCCGATGAATACAATGGGATATTGATAATAGACGACGCTCACGGCACTGGGGTTTTAGGAAATGGAAAAGGCTCGTTAAAACATTTTAATTTAAAACCATCAGATAATATAATCCAAATAGGAACGATGTCAAAGGCTGTTGGTGGATTGGGGGGTTTTGTGTGTGGTATTGAGGAAGTGATTGAATACCTTATAAATACTTCCAGAAGTTTTATATATTCTACTTCCCTTCCGCCGTCTGTTGTTAGTGGATGTATTAAAAGTTTTGAGCTCATAGAAGAAGGAGCTCCAACAAAAAAATTGCAAAAAAATATAGGGCTTGCAAATAAAATTTTTAAAGAACATAATTTAATAGAGGAAAATAATTTAACGCCTATTTATCCGTTCATTTTTAAAGAAAAAACTATGGATATTGCAGAACAATTAATAAAAAATAATATCTTCTGTGTAGGAATTAGATATCCAACAGTTCCAAAAGGTATGGAGAGGTTAAGAGTTAGTATAACCGTTGGACATAGTGAGGAGGATTTTAGGGTTTTGTGTGAAAGAATAAATTTAATTATTAAAAAGAAATTCAAAGGCATATAA
- a CDS encoding ABC transporter permease, giving the protein MNIINIISSFLLFIFITLILFIILAIVGKTTPDSIVTALLSEEIRFAIKLSLGTASIATIMGAIIGIPSAYYLARYDFKGKIVVDSLIDLPVILPPLVSGFALLVFFGDTIIGRTISDNIFNIIFSPAGIVVAQFFVASPFIIKTSKAIFEEIDEKYEYTAQSLGLSKTKSFFKIVLPMAKNGVMAGIILAWARAMGEFGATLMLAGATKMKTETLPIAVFLNISIGNVDLALSIAFIFLVMAIIIIMSIKTIMKMNGDMVKLCKLKKSLKKL; this is encoded by the coding sequence ATGAATATAATTAATATAATATCGTCGTTTTTATTATTTATTTTTATTACTTTAATTTTATTTATTATTTTGGCTATTGTTGGTAAAACCACACCAGATAGCATTGTAACTGCATTATTATCTGAAGAAATACGGTTTGCCATTAAGTTAAGTCTTGGAACGGCATCAATTGCTACAATTATGGGAGCAATTATTGGAATTCCTTCGGCATATTATCTTGCAAGATATGATTTTAAAGGTAAAATTGTAGTTGATAGCTTGATAGATTTGCCCGTAATTCTTCCTCCGCTTGTATCCGGATTTGCCCTTTTGGTATTTTTTGGAGATACGATAATTGGAAGGACAATATCAGACAATATATTTAATATAATATTTAGCCCCGCGGGAATAGTGGTTGCCCAATTCTTTGTCGCCTCTCCATTTATAATAAAAACATCAAAAGCCATATTTGAGGAAATAGATGAAAAATATGAATATACTGCCCAAAGTTTAGGATTAAGTAAAACTAAAAGTTTCTTTAAAATAGTGCTTCCAATGGCAAAAAATGGAGTTATGGCCGGGATAATTCTTGCGTGGGCAAGAGCTATGGGGGAATTTGGTGCAACTCTTATGCTTGCAGGAGCTACAAAGATGAAAACCGAAACCCTGCCTATTGCCGTATTTCTCAATATATCCATTGGAAATGTGGATTTAGCATTGTCAATAGCATTTATATTTCTTGTGATGGCTATAATTATAATAATGTCGATAAAAACAATAATGAAAATGAATGGGGATATGGTGAAATTATGCAAATTAAAGAAAAGCTTGAAAAAATTGTAA
- a CDS encoding 4Fe-4S binding protein, whose amino-acid sequence MVVEIDYNNCDGIDCSGCKDACPTDVFGVEGSKIVVSNADECTFCMMCEDLCPADAVKVKN is encoded by the coding sequence ATGGTTGTAGAAATCGATTATAATAACTGTGATGGAATAGATTGTTCAGGCTGTAAAGATGCATGCCCTACAGATGTATTCGGTGTTGAAGGTAGCAAAATTGTTGTGTCTAATGCCGACGAATGCACTTTCTGTATGATGTGTGAAGATTTATGTCCTGCTGATGCAGTAAAAGTTAAGAATTAA
- a CDS encoding nitrogenase component 1 yields MNQLIGGVFALIGIYKCIPLVHGSQGCANYIKHIIVEHFKEPTDIATTGFHEYSAIQGEGIENIIKAIENIEVSKNPELIGICTTGLSETIGENIKLDIKNNYNNKNIVAINTPSYSGSHIDGYNNAMYSIISGILEKDNEIEIKKEKNNKINLIHGVVNPGDVRELQHIFNNLGIQYNLLNDIKSMDRPLRLPKEEYPKCDTTIDNIKNSIYSKATVSFGMEGVDGASYLEKYGVISCNLKYPIGIKNTDKFILNLLDTAGENDISDISNIPEPLLDDRGYALDAMANTNAKLKNKKVAIYGAPDQVIGLVDLANEIGLKVVAVLSNTKTNYFAETIQKLNRNIEVISGDLYDFGKSLKDKNIDFIIGDYRSKYIANSLNIPSLKVGFPVIDVYGHPKKVMLGYNGALNLINEMANL; encoded by the coding sequence ATGAACCAGCTCATAGGTGGAGTTTTCGCCCTTATTGGCATATATAAATGTATTCCATTAGTGCATGGCTCCCAAGGATGTGCAAATTATATAAAACATATAATTGTAGAACATTTTAAAGAGCCCACAGATATAGCTACAACTGGATTTCATGAATATTCTGCAATACAGGGAGAAGGTATTGAAAATATCATTAAAGCAATTGAAAATATTGAAGTTAGTAAAAATCCTGAATTAATAGGAATATGCACAACAGGACTTAGTGAAACCATTGGAGAAAATATAAAATTAGACATTAAAAACAACTACAACAACAAAAATATTGTGGCAATAAATACGCCATCATACAGTGGAAGTCATATTGATGGATACAACAATGCCATGTATAGTATAATCAGTGGTATTTTAGAAAAAGATAATGAAATAGAGATTAAAAAAGAAAAAAATAATAAAATAAACCTAATTCACGGCGTAGTAAATCCCGGTGATGTTAGGGAGCTCCAACATATATTTAATAATCTTGGCATACAATATAATTTATTAAATGACATAAAATCAATGGATAGACCACTAAGACTTCCAAAAGAGGAATATCCTAAATGCGATACCACAATAGACAATATTAAAAATTCAATATACTCAAAAGCTACCGTATCTTTTGGAATGGAAGGCGTAGATGGTGCATCATATTTGGAAAAATATGGGGTTATATCGTGTAATCTAAAATATCCAATTGGTATTAAAAATACAGACAAGTTTATATTAAATCTATTGGATACCGCAGGGGAAAATGATATATCGGACATATCAAACATACCAGAACCGTTATTGGACGATAGGGGCTATGCCCTTGATGCTATGGCAAATACTAATGCCAAATTAAAAAATAAAAAAGTTGCAATATATGGAGCTCCCGACCAAGTTATAGGTCTTGTGGATTTGGCAAATGAAATTGGATTAAAGGTTGTGGCAGTGCTATCCAATACAAAAACCAATTATTTTGCTGAAACCATACAAAAATTAAACCGAAATATTGAAGTTATATCGGGAGATTTATATGATTTTGGAAAATCTTTAAAAGATAAAAATATAGACTTTATTATTGGAGACTATAGAAGTAAATATATTGCAAATTCTTTAAATATTCCATCATTAAAAGTCGGATTCCCTGTAATTGATGTGTATGGACACCCTAAAAAAGTCATGCTTGGATATAATGGTGCTTTAAATCTTATAAATGAAATGGCAAATTTATAG
- a CDS encoding Rossmann-like domain-containing protein, with protein MMQIKEKLEKIVKENNLLNENIEIKPVNVELDTTNINDYPLLNAKESLLRAFFKGCVGDAFTGNTGEFKGTIKEVLDNNNMPQIIATLNAIMRYLKKIDRTEHCICNEPEKCGKALSEFLIKELPEKNIGEIKIGIIGYQPAFIKQMVETFGAEAVLVSDLNFETVGRIKHGTIIYHGDMNEHIIGSSDIVLCTGSTAANGTLNEIVQLAEKYNKRIIFYGTTIAGVANLFNIERFCELGK; from the coding sequence ATTATGCAAATTAAAGAAAAGCTTGAAAAAATTGTAAAAGAAAACAATCTATTAAATGAAAATATTGAAATAAAGCCCGTAAATGTGGAGCTAGATACTACAAATATAAACGATTATCCATTATTAAATGCAAAAGAATCACTATTAAGAGCATTTTTTAAAGGCTGTGTTGGTGATGCCTTTACAGGCAATACCGGAGAATTTAAGGGAACTATTAAGGAAGTATTGGATAACAACAATATGCCCCAAATTATAGCCACACTTAATGCGATAATGAGATATTTAAAAAAAATTGATAGAACCGAACATTGCATCTGTAATGAACCTGAGAAATGTGGCAAAGCACTTTCGGAATTTTTAATAAAGGAGCTCCCTGAAAAAAACATTGGCGAAATAAAAATTGGAATAATAGGATATCAACCTGCATTTATAAAACAGATGGTTGAAACATTTGGGGCCGAAGCCGTTCTTGTATCAGATTTAAATTTTGAAACCGTAGGTAGGATAAAGCATGGAACTATAATTTATCATGGAGATATGAATGAACACATAATTGGGAGCTCCGATATTGTGTTATGCACAGGTAGCACAGCGGCAAATGGAACTCTTAATGAAATAGTGCAATTGGCAGAAAAATACAATAAAAGAATAATATTTTATGGGACCACCATTGCAGGAGTTGCAAATTTATTTAATATAGAGAGATTTTGCGAATTAGGAAAATAA
- a CDS encoding nitrogenase component 1, translating to MSDHTECSNCGEINYMKKTRKSTINPNKICQPIGAMWATLGVCEGVPFVQGGQGCTTYARYQFARHFREPSPIASASFHEHAAVYGGMKNLVDGLTNLVSRYDPNLIAVITTCSSETIGDDIESFIRAARKNIAKEVGEEKAELPIIPVHCPAYKGSHATGYDNASKAYFQYLAKKDPEVEPHKINIISGFGTNPGDILEIKRMLKMMGLEEGKDFSIIFDISENLYKPLREPLDEVPYYPDAGTTIEEFVDAGNGKATFALCQSAGGAGALFLKKKFKIPDFYGQPIGVKNTDEFLINVAQLTGKGIPDELLDERGKLIDAIADTVHYTMDKKVGIFGDPDHVIAVARFCCEIGMKPVVVSTQTPSRIYKKEMEKIAKEFNVDIEVQFSDLWDFEKKVKEIGVDLIIGHPRGGTAIAKDMGIGLLRTGFPVYDRVGYSRWPIMGYMGSLRFFDELVNTILSTSVPETRLQQ from the coding sequence ATGAGTGACCATACAGAATGTAGCAATTGCGGCGAAATAAACTACATGAAAAAAACAAGGAAAAGTACCATAAACCCAAATAAAATATGTCAGCCAATTGGGGCAATGTGGGCAACATTGGGAGTTTGCGAAGGCGTCCCATTTGTTCAAGGTGGTCAAGGTTGCACAACTTATGCAAGATATCAATTTGCAAGACATTTTAGAGAACCATCACCCATTGCATCTGCATCATTTCACGAACATGCTGCGGTATATGGGGGAATGAAAAACCTGGTTGATGGATTAACAAACCTTGTATCAAGATATGATCCAAACCTAATAGCCGTAATTACAACATGCTCCTCTGAAACAATTGGAGACGATATTGAATCATTTATTAGGGCTGCAAGAAAAAATATTGCAAAGGAAGTTGGAGAAGAAAAAGCAGAATTACCAATTATTCCAGTTCACTGTCCAGCATATAAAGGAAGTCATGCAACAGGATATGACAATGCTTCAAAAGCATATTTCCAATATTTGGCTAAAAAAGACCCAGAAGTTGAACCACATAAAATAAATATCATATCTGGATTTGGAACTAACCCCGGAGATATATTGGAAATAAAAAGAATGCTTAAAATGATGGGCTTAGAGGAAGGAAAAGATTTCTCAATCATATTCGATATTAGTGAAAATCTTTACAAACCTTTGAGAGAACCTCTTGATGAAGTGCCATATTACCCAGACGCTGGAACTACCATTGAAGAATTTGTAGATGCTGGAAATGGTAAGGCAACTTTTGCATTATGTCAATCCGCAGGAGGGGCTGGTGCCTTATTCTTAAAAAAGAAATTTAAAATACCTGATTTCTATGGACAACCAATTGGAGTTAAAAATACAGATGAATTTTTAATAAATGTAGCCCAACTTACAGGCAAAGGAATACCTGATGAGCTCCTTGATGAAAGAGGTAAATTAATAGATGCTATTGCCGATACAGTCCACTATACAATGGATAAAAAGGTAGGTATATTCGGAGACCCTGACCATGTAATAGCTGTGGCAAGATTCTGCTGTGAAATTGGTATGAAACCTGTTGTAGTTAGCACCCAAACACCTTCAAGAATATATAAAAAAGAAATGGAAAAAATTGCAAAAGAATTTAATGTGGATATTGAAGTTCAATTCTCTGACCTCTGGGACTTTGAAAAGAAAGTAAAAGAAATAGGAGTAGATTTAATTATTGGACACCCAAGAGGGGGAACTGCAATAGCAAAAGATATGGGAATAGGACTTTTAAGAACTGGATTCCCAGTATATGATAGAGTCGGATATTCCAGATGGCCAATAATGGGATACATGGGGAGTTTAAGATTCTTTGATGAGCTTGTAAATACTATATTAAGTACTAGTGTGCCAGAGACTCGACTCCAACAGTAA
- a CDS encoding ATP-binding cassette domain-containing protein, producing the protein MLEIKNLKKKLNDFTLEIDNLTIKDDDYFIFLGLSGSGKTTLLEIMAGFSKADSGTILLDGKDITNKPINKRNIALCNGKYLFPHLTISKNIELGIKNNSNKNDKIEIIENIAKTLKIKHLLNRYPKNLSMGERQRVSLAMALAMEPRIILLDEPLSSLDRLIHEELLYELREIYHNSNNTTTTIIHVTHDFNEAIALSNNIAILNKGKIEQMGNIKEILRYPKSEFVAKFTGLRNLLNGRVIKQLNENEEIYLFKNENITIQLNGNDKRITKFIDNSKNQIYKKALLGVRPEEIMIINNCKCHYRNENMYSGKIIEIFHSSLCTYQIIIDANNLNLICEVVKCHVDKMKLKIGSKITFCINNAMIIYDPSNK; encoded by the coding sequence ATGCTTGAAATAAAAAATTTAAAAAAGAAATTAAATGATTTTACTTTGGAAATTGATAATCTTACCATTAAAGATGATGATTATTTTATATTTCTTGGACTAAGTGGTAGCGGGAAAACTACGCTATTGGAAATTATGGCGGGATTTAGTAAAGCAGATAGTGGAACGATACTTCTTGATGGGAAAGACATCACAAACAAACCAATAAATAAAAGAAATATTGCATTATGTAATGGAAAATATTTATTTCCACATTTAACCATAAGTAAAAATATTGAATTGGGTATTAAAAATAATAGCAATAAAAATGATAAAATAGAAATTATCGAAAATATAGCAAAAACATTAAAAATAAAACATTTATTGAACAGATATCCAAAAAATCTAAGTATGGGCGAAAGACAGCGCGTATCTCTTGCAATGGCCCTTGCAATGGAACCAAGAATAATACTTCTTGATGAACCATTAAGCTCATTGGACAGATTGATACATGAAGAATTATTATATGAATTAAGGGAAATATACCATAATTCCAACAATACCACAACTACGATTATTCATGTTACCCATGATTTTAATGAAGCTATTGCTCTTTCTAACAATATAGCGATATTAAATAAGGGAAAAATCGAACAAATGGGAAATATAAAAGAAATATTACGATATCCAAAATCTGAATTTGTGGCAAAATTTACTGGTTTAAGGAATTTATTAAATGGAAGGGTTATAAAACAATTAAATGAAAATGAAGAAATATATCTGTTTAAAAATGAAAATATAACCATTCAATTGAATGGTAATGATAAACGAATCACCAAATTTATTGATAATAGCAAAAATCAAATATATAAAAAAGCACTGCTTGGAGTTAGGCCTGAAGAAATAATGATAATAAATAACTGCAAATGCCATTATAGAAATGAAAATATGTATTCTGGAAAAATAATAGAAATATTTCATTCAAGCTTATGCACCTATCAAATAATAATAGATGCCAATAATTTAAATTTGATATGTGAAGTAGTTAAATGCCATGTGGATAAAATGAAACTTAAAATAGGTTCAAAAATAACTTTTTGTATAAATAATGCCATGATTATATATGACCCCTCAAATAAATAA